The following proteins come from a genomic window of Miscanthus floridulus cultivar M001 chromosome 2, ASM1932011v1, whole genome shotgun sequence:
- the LOC136540534 gene encoding probable flavin-containing monooxygenase 1, which produces MAAQQQQQEQARSTRQAVPARSRVAIIGGGISGLAAAKQLAAHDPVVFEATASIGGVWKHCVYRSTRLQTPRPDYEFSDYSWRNRDDPTFPTHAEIIEYLEGYADTFGLWRYIMLGAKVVDIKFLGGGGGFTELWSGTGEPLQGKPMWEVGVATAGSDTVQYYQFEFVVMCAGKYGDVPRMPVFPPGKGPEVFRGQVMHSLDYCKLSEEETVELMRGKKVVVVGYKKSAIDLALECAQANQGAEGGEACTMLVRTLHWVVPSYSIWGLPFFLFYSTRLAQFLYERPNQGLLRSVLCTLMKPLRAGVSKFIESYLAWKLPLDKYGLRPDHPFVEDYASCQMAILPDGFFDMADRDMIRFKRASGGWCFSRNGVLLDDGTEVEADLVFLATGFEGKDKVRAVLPEPFRGLVVDRSGMMPLYRGTIHPLIPNMAFVGYVESVSNLHTSELRCRWLAGLLGGRFALPSVEDMVRHVDGEAEAMRRTTRFYRRHCISTYSIHDSDAMCADLGSRVLRKGNWLAELFAPYNNQDYKED; this is translated from the exons ATggcggcgcagcagcagcagcaggagcaggcACGGAGCACAAGGCAGGCCGTGCCGGCGCGGTCGAGGGTGGCGATCATCGGCGGCGGCATCAGCGGCCTCGCGGCGGCGAAGCAGCTGGCGGCGCACGACCCCGTGGTGTTCGAGGCGACGGCGTCCATCGGCGGGGTGTGGAAGCACTGCGTGTACCGGTCGACCCGGCTGCAGACGCCCCGCCCCGACTACGAGTTCTCCGACTACTCGTGGCGCAACCGCGACGACCCCACGTTCCCGACGCACGCCGAGATCATCGAGTACCTGGAGGGCTACGCCGACACCTTCGGCCTGTGGCGCTACATCATGCTCGGCGCCAAGGTGGTCGACATCAagttcctcggcggcggcggcgggttcaCGGAGCTCTGGAGCGGCACCGGCGAGCCGCTCCAGGGCAAGCCCATGTGGGAGGTCGGCGTCGCCACCGCCGGCTCTGACACCGTTCAG TACTACCAGTTCGAGTTCGTGGTGATGTGCGCGGGCAAGTACGGCGACGTGCCGCGGATGCCGGTGTTCCCGCCGGGCAAGGGGCCGGAGGTGTTCCGGGGGCAGGTGATGCACTCCCTGGACTACTGCAAGCTCAGCGAGGAGGAGACGGTGGAGCTGATGAGGGGGAAGAAGGTGGTGGTCGTCGGGTACAAGAAGAGCGCCATCGATCTAGCGCTTGAATGCGCCCAGGCCAACCAAG GTGCGGAGGGAGGCGAGGCTTGCACCATGCTGGTGAGGACCCTTCACTGGGTGGTGCCGTCCTACTCCATCTGGGGCCTGCCCTTCTTCCTCTTCTACTCCACCCGCCTGGCGCAGTTCCTGTACGAGCGCCCCAACCAGGGCCTCCTCCGCTCCGTGCTCTGCACACTCATGAAACCACTG aGAGCGGGAGTGTCCAAGTTCATCGAGTCCTACCTGGCGTGGAAGCTCCCGCTGGACAAGTACGGCCTCCGCCCGGACCACCCCTTCGTGGAGGACTACGCCAGCTGCCAGATGGCCATCCTCCCCGACGGCTTCTTCGACATGGCGGACCGGGACATGATCCGCTTCAAGAGGGCCTCCGGCGGCTGGTGCTTCTCCCGCAACGGCGTCCTCCTCGACGACGGCACCGAGGTGGAGGCCGACCTCGTCTTCCTCGCCACCGGATTCGAGGGCAAGGACAAGGTCCGCGCCGTCCTGCCGGAACCCTTCCGCGGCCTCGTCGTCGACAGGTCCGGCATGATGCCGCTCTACCG CGGCACCATCCACCCTCTGATCCCGAACATGGCGTTCGTGGGATACGTGGAGAGCGTGTCCAACCTGCACACGTCGGAGCTGCGCTGCCGCTGGCTGGCGGGGCTGCTCGGCGGCCGGTTCGCGTTGCCCAGCGTGGAGGATATGGTGCGGCACGTCGACGGCGAGGCGGAGGCCATGCGCCGCACCACGCGCTTCTACCGCCGCCACTGCATCTCCACCTACAGCATCCACGACAGCGACGCCATGTGCGCTGACCTCGGCTCCAGGGTTCTCCGCAAGGGCAACTGGCTCGCCGAGCTCTTCGCGCCCTACAACAACCAGGACTACAAGGAAGACTGA